GATCGCCCTGGAATATCGCGTCGGCGGCGGTTCGGCTGATGTCCATGGCCGTTGACGGCGACAGCGAGGCGTAGGCGGAAGCCAGCGCCGGAGCGTCATTAAGGCCGTCGCCGACCATCAGCACGCGCCTTCCTTCGGCGGCCAGTTGATCGAGGCGGCGGCATTTATCTTGGGGGGTCATGCCGGCTTGCCGGTCTGTTATGCCGAGGGCGTCGGCCACCGAGGACAGCGCCGAACGGCGGTCGCCGGAGATCAACGCCACTTGATAGCCCATGTTCTTCAGTTCCGTTATTACTCGGGCGGCGTCGGCGCGCAGGCGATCCTCAAAGGCAAAGCGAACCGGGGCCGCCCCCGGACGGGTCAGCCACAGTTCCGGATCGGCGCTTTCGTCCTCGCCGACCCCGCACCACGAGCGGCTGCCGAGGCGAACTTCGCCCAATTCCAGGCCGCAGCCGGGAACTTCCTTGACGCCGTCGGCCGGCTTGGTCGTCGGCGCGGCGCGGGTCAGGGCGCGGACCAGGGGGTGACGGCTGGCTCCGGCCAGGGAGGCGGCCATGATTAAGGCTTCATCATCGGCGGCATTTTCTTTCTTCAGTTCGAGACGGCCCGTGGTCAGCGTTCCCGTCTTGTCAAAGGCAATGATATCGGTCTCGGCCAGACGCTCCAGCGCCGTCCCCGACTTGATCAGAACGCCACGGCGAAACAGCCTCCCCGAGGCGATGACGTTGACCACAGGCACGACCAGACCCAGCGCGCAAGGGCAGGTGATGATAAGCACGGCGATGGCGTTGACCATAGCCTGGCGCCAATCGGCTCCGCCTATCAGCAGCCAGCCGAGAAAAGTGGTCAGCGCCAGCACATGAACCACCGGCGCGTAATGCCCGGCGATACGGTCGGCGAGGGCGACATAGCGGCTTCGCCCCTGCTCGGCGACTTCCATGATGCGGACGATTTCCGCCAGCAGGGTATCCGTCCCCGCCGCGTCGCTTCGGATGGTCAGCGGGTTGGACAGATTGAGGGAACCGGCGAAGACGCGATCTCCCGGACTCACCTTCGCCGGCATACTCTCGCCGTTGATCAGCGACATGTCGGCTTCGCTGTCGCCGGTGATGACGGTTCCGTCAATGCCGATGCGCTCGCCGGCGGCGACCAGCACCGTCATCCCCTTGACCACTTGCGGCGGCGGCATGATAACGCGCTCGCCCGACGGCTTGATGACGGTGACGGCGACGGCGCCCAGCGCCAGCAGGTGCTCTGCCGCCGAACGCGCCCGTCCGCGAGCGCGATGATCCAGATAGCGGCCCACCAGCAGGAAGAACAGCAGGGAAATGGCGGAATCGAAATAGGCGTGTTCGCCGCCGGTGATGGTTTCGTACAGACTCATGCCGCAGGCCATAATCACCCCGATTGAGATCGGCACATCCATATTGAGGCGTCTCGCCCTCAGCGCCGACAGTGCGGAGCGGAAGAAGGGCGTCCCGGCATAAGCGACGGCCGGCAAAGCGATCAACGCCGACAGCCAATGCAACAGTCCCCTGGTTGCCGGTCCCATGCCTTCGGCGTGACCGGCCCATACCGAAATCGACAGCAGCATGACATTGCCGGCGGCAAACCCGGCCACCGCCAGGGCGCGCAGCAGTTCCCTTTCCCGTCGCTTGTCTTCGCTGTCCAGCAGCGCCGGATCGTAGGGAACCAGCCGATAGCCGAGGGTGGTTACGGCATTGATCAGCGCTCCGGCGTCAGCCTCGCCGTCCCGCCACTCAAGGACAAGCCTGCGGGTGCTCATGTTGAGGCGCGCCGACAGTACGCCGGGTCGGCGCGTCAGAACCGACTCGATCAGCCATACGCAGGCGGCGCACTGCATGCCCTCG
The sequence above is a segment of the Rhodospirillales bacterium RIFCSPLOWO2_02_FULL_58_16 genome. Coding sequences within it:
- a CDS encoding copper-translocating P-type ATPase, which produces MNNCLHCGLEIQESSGFCCNSCKAAYGLIKGMGLENYYQRRGFYSAIRPLQHEDTAAIDYSSHVIKGAGGKNRLHLMVEGMQCAACVWLIESVLTRRPGVLSARLNMSTRRLVLEWRDGEADAGALINAVTTLGYRLVPYDPALLDSEDKRRERELLRALAVAGFAAGNVMLLSISVWAGHAEGMGPATRGLLHWLSALIALPAVAYAGTPFFRSALSALRARRLNMDVPISIGVIMACGMSLYETITGGEHAYFDSAISLLFFLLVGRYLDHRARGRARSAAEHLLALGAVAVTVIKPSGERVIMPPPQVVKGMTVLVAAGERIGIDGTVITGDSEADMSLINGESMPAKVSPGDRVFAGSLNLSNPLTIRSDAAGTDTLLAEIVRIMEVAEQGRSRYVALADRIAGHYAPVVHVLALTTFLGWLLIGGADWRQAMVNAIAVLIITCPCALGLVVPVVNVIASGRLFRRGVLIKSGTALERLAETDIIAFDKTGTLTTGRLELKKENAADDEALIMAASLAGASRHPLVRALTRAAPTTKPADGVKEVPGCGLELGEVRLGSRSWCGVGEDESADPELWLTRPGAAPVRFAFEDRLRADAARVITELKNMGYQVALISGDRRSALSSVADALGITDRQAGMTPQDKCRRLDQLAAEGRRVLMVGDGLNDAPALASAYASLSPSTAMDISRTAADAIFQGD